AAGTAAAGCAAATTAAACCAACATTAAAAGTTATTCAGGTaatgtgtgatgaaaatgtgatgtgagTGATGCTGAAGTAATGCCTCTAATACAGAGCTAAATCACCTTAGGGATGCCTATACACATGTTCTTGACATCAAAGTCCTCAGGCAGCTCTGTCAGGGGGGAAGGTGCAGGCACTGTTGTTGAGTCTCTAATATCCAGGCCTTGGAGAATTCCTGCACAGCATTTCAACACAAACCCAGTTCAGGCTCACTGTATGAGAGCAGTAAGACAAATGCAGAGCAATAGAGAACAGCTAtactgatgcaaaaaaaaataaacttctttTTACTTTCAGTATTTCTCACTAAATGCATTTGgtgttttaatgattttttaagtaatttaattgtttacattcatttttgcAGGCTTGCATTTGTTGGTGTGTTACCATGGTCAATTGTTGATCAGTGTGAAACCTATAGCAGAATGCCATATTATTACAAACACAATGGGGACACACTCATTGCTCCATAGTGCTAGAGGTTAGTCAATAGTGTACTTTTATTATATACAGTTCTTGTTGTAATTGGGCAAGTGTATGTGTTTAAACTTAAACGGGATGATAAACAAAAGATGTACATTGGACAATGGTTATGATAATTGATCTAAGACAATTTAATTTTTACCTAAGACGATGGCTGCATCACTAACGCTGCGGGTCATAATGCCAGGGACATCCATGGAGTTGACCAGAGGGATAAGACCATGTCTGGACAGCAGACCATAGGTTGGCTTCAGGGCCACAACACCACACAGTGCTCCTGGGTTACGTGTAGAACCACCTGTGTCTGAACCCAAAGCCCTGCCAAATGATTacaaaaacagtacattttcattttcaaacaccATTTTGAGTTATATTTCCATATAACAATTTTCCTGAACCAGTGGGCATGAATGCCCTCACGCACAGATAACTGGTGAATGAGGCCACAGCTGCAGCACTTCCTCCTGAGCTTCCTCCAGCGATGACCCAGTCAGAATCTGGTGCTGCCCCTGCATGCTCTCTGTAGGGTGCAGCGTAACTCCAGGGGTTCCTTACTGGACCGAAGGCCCCATCAGTACTTCCTGAACTGTGAGccgaataaataaataaataatgtaatgacacccaaaaaccaaaaacatggACCCTGAGTCTCTTTCTGCTAGTGTACCACCACAAAAAACTAGAAGATACTTACTAAAATGCATGCTGTGACAAGAGAGCtaatacaatatacagtacatagcAATGGCATTACCCCATAGCAAACTCATCCATGTTGGTCTTCCCAACCAAAACAGCCCCGTGGTCCAGGAGCTTTTGGACCACCGTTGCATTGTAGGGTGGAGTGTAGTCTATAGCAAAAGAAGTGGCTGATTATCACTATTGGATTGACATACAATATGAAGCACAGTAACTTATACTGAAAACAGACCTCTAAGCATCCTGGAAGCACATGTGGTCTTGACATTCTTTGTGCAGAAGTTGTCCTTAACGGCAAATGGGATTCCATCTAGAGGACCTTTGGGGGTACCTGAAGGAAGACAAGCTGTCACAGTAACATCTATGACTCTATACATAACAGATGCAAATGCACTCTCTCTTGTGTCCGCACCTTGTAGCAGTCTGGCTTCTGCTTCTTGAGCCTGTTTCAGTGCCAAATCCTCTGTCACACTGAGGAAAGCGTTAAGATGTTGTGTTTTCTTGATGCGGTTCAGACACTTCCGACAAAGTTCTGTAGGGGAGATCCTTCCCTCCCTGAGTGCCAAAGACACCTGAAGCGCAATGATGAAACACAAGTAGTGCAATGCAACTTGGTTGTTTTACCCAGTCAAACTCTGACTGCGAGAAAACAAAACTTGTCTTgctaataacattaataatggcTCCATTTAAGTGAGTCATGACAGTGGGACAAAACCCAGCATGTGCAATACCTGGAccttaaaaccaaaacagctgTATTACTGTATAACTGTTACTTCAGTATTGAAATGCTATGCTACTTCATATTTCAGTTACTGCCAATTACCAATTACTTTGTAGCTAAACATTTTGCATACAAAACAATTACTTTATAAATATTATAGGTACTTTAGGTACTATTAAATAGTAAGGTTAAATATTGAGTGCAAGCGTTAAAATTGAGTATTTTTAACTGTATTCCTGCTGCTTTTGCTTTGGTAAGGTGTCTTCTTGGACCACAAAACTTAAATAACGTCAGATGAAAATATTGTAACGACTGGTGGGTTTTTGCTGGAGCTAAGCTACTCTAGCAAGCACTGGCCCTGTACTAGACGGCTAGCAGGATGCTAGCAGCTATCGCCGTACTTGCTAGCGAGCGAGAGCGCTCgtgccccatacaccgcacgaccccGAGCGTCTCAGTAAATAAGCGCAGTCTTCTTGATTGACCAACAGGAGGCAGTGTTCCTCTTTCACGCAGTTTATTGCTCAGAGAACAAGCCATCAAATTCCACACACTTACAAGCGCTGTCACCAAGCCCCTTTTCCACACACCTCGCCCAGAGTCATGGTGACAGCCACTCCCACTAAACaaccccacacaaacacacacaatccctCCCTAACACAACCCAAAGTACACAATAACTCCAAACAGAACGTAACTCTTATCACATTTGAACAGGTAACCTATCTAAACACTGATAACAactcccacaatgcacctgGCCGCCAACTCCCCGGCCAGGTTGCTACacagccccccccccaagaGGGTTAGTGTCCCCACAACCCTAATTCCCTAACACAAAGTCCAGCAAGTGTCCAGGTCGGCGCTGAGTACGCCTCGGCCTTCCCGAGACCCCACTACCCGCACCCGGCCGAAGTCCAGTGGCGTTCCCCCCCGTGTTGAGCAAGGGGGGTGGAGAGTCTCCCAGGCGCATGCCAGTCCCAGGTTCTGAGGCAAGCGGGTGGTACGGTGCCAACCGGTCCTTATGCAGCACCACCCGCCTTCCCCGCCCGGGCATCCGTACCCGGAAAACCACCTCTGAGATCCGCTCAAGGATCTCTCCAGGTCCCTGCCAATGACTCATCAGCTTTGGGGACAGCCCCCGCTTCCTTTGCGGGCAGAACACCCACACCCGATCCCCGGGTGCCAAAGTGGGACCGTGAGCGCGGGTATCATAGGCCCGCTTCTGGCGAGCCCCAGCCGCCCCCAACGTCTCTCTGGCCAATTGATGGACCGTGGTCAACCGCTCCCTCAGGCGCCGAACATAGTCCATCTCCGGACCGCCAGCAATCTCCGGCTCAGGGGGCGCTCCGAACACCAGGTCCACCGGGGTTCGGAGTTCCCTCCCGAACATCAGTACTGCAGGAGTGCACTGACTTGACTCCTGCACTGCTGTCCGGTACGCCCACAGAACAAGGGGCAGGTGTTGGTCCCAGTCCTTCTGGTGCTGGCTGGTCAGGATGGCAAGCTGAGTCGAGAGCGTGCGGTTGAATCGCTCGACAAGCCCGTCACTTTGGGGGTGAAGCGGGGTGGTCCTTGTCTTCCTCACCCCCAACCGCTGGCACACCTCTCCAAACACCCGGCTTTCAAAGTTTCTCCCCTGGTCACTATGGAGTTCCTCCGGCACCCCGAACCGCGTGAACATCCCGTCCACTAGAACCCGTGCCGAGGTCGCCGCGCTCTGATCCGGCACCGCATACGCCTCCGGCCACTTTGTAAAATAATCCATCGCGACCAGGACGAAGCGGTTGCCAGCATCAGTGACAGGGAACGGGCCCAGGATGTCGACTCCGACCCTTTCCATGGGGGCCCCCACCAGGTACTGTTGCAGCGGTGCCCGGGAGCGTTGGCCAGGTCCCTTCTGAGCCGTGCAGACATCGCAGCAGTGGACGTGGATCTCCACATCCTGTAGACACCCTGGCCAGTAAAACCGCTGCCTCAGCCGCCGCACCGTCTTGCCATTCCCGAAATGGCCGGCTCCTGCCGCCCCGTGCACCCAGCGGAGGACCTCAGGCCGCAAGGCTCGGGGGACCAGGAGCTGTAGTCGGTCACTTCCTCCTCCCGGTGCCCGCCACCGCCGGTAGACCACGCCGTCGTGGAGCTCCAAGTTGCTCCACTGGGAATGCAGCGACTTCAGCTCAGGCTCCTGTGAGGACACGGCCGGCCAGTCCGGACGCGTCCCCGCCTGCAACCAGCTCCTCACCGCCCCCAGCACTCGGTCACTCGCCTGGCGTGGCCCCAGCTCCTCAGGGAGGAATGGCTCCGACACCCCGCGGCCACCCTCTGGTTCCGCCGCCGCTGCCGTCAGGCCCCGATACCATTCCTCCAGACGCCCACAGTACCGACACTCCTCCGTGAGACAAGGGCGTCTGGAGAGAGCATCGGCGTTGGTATGCCGCCTCCCTGGTCGGTGCTGGATCTCAAAGTCATATTCCTGCAATATTTCCAGCCACCTGGCCACCTGACCCTCCGGCTGGCGAAAGTTTAACAACCAGGTCAGGCTGGCATGGTCGGTCCTGAGCAGGAACTTGGTGCCCAAGAGGTAGGGTCGGAAGTGGCGGACCGCCAAAATTACTGCCAACAGCTCCCGCCGGGTAACACAGTAGTTCCTCTCGGCCcggctgaggctgcagctgtagTACGCCACTACCCGCTCTCCAGCCTCTCCCCTCTGGGAGAGCACAGCTCCAACCCCCACGTTACTGGCGTCCGTGTCCAGCAGGAAGGGTTGACTGGGGTCAGGGTACGCCAGGACTGGGGCAACCGCGAGGGCAGCCTTCAGCTGCTGGAACGCCGCGGCACAGTCCTCAGACCACTCAAACCGCCGGCCCTTATCTGTTAAATGGTGCAAAGGGCTGGCAATGGTGGCAAAGTCTTTGACGAACCTTCGGTAATAAGAGGCTAGTCCTAGGAAGCCTCGCAGTTCCGAGATGTTCGTTGGGGGAGGCCAGTCTCCCACTGCGACCACCTTCTCTGGGTTGGTAGCCACCCCCCTTTCGCTCACCACATGTCCCAGGAAATGCGTCTGGCGAGCAAGCAGGTTGCACTTGGCCGGGTTCAACCTTAACCCGGCCCCCCTGATGGCTGTCATGACCTCTCGGACGTTAGCAACAGCTTGCTCAAAGTCTTTGGCGTGGATCAGCAGATCGTCCAAATAGACCACGCAGCGGGTACGGGGAATGTCTTTGAGGACCCTCTCCATTAGTCTCTCAAATGTAGCTGGTGCATTGCATAGTCCAAATGGCATCACTGTAAATTGCCACAGTCCTTGCCCTATGGTAAACGCAGTCTTGGGTCGGGCCTCAGCGGCCAGTTCAACTTGCCAATACCCGCTGCGGAGGTCTAGGGAGCTGAACCAGCAGGACCCAGCTACGTAGTCCAGGGCATCATCGATGCGGGGCAGGGGGTAAGAGTCCTTGCGGGTGACCGCATTCAGGCGCCTATAGTCCACGCAGGGTCGCCAACCCCCGGTCTTCTTACGCACCATAACCATAGGTGCGGCCCAGGGACTGTCTGACGGTTCGATGATGCCACTCGCTGCCATCTCTTCGATCAACTCCTCAGCAGCCTGTCGCTTAGCGAGGGGCAGGCGGTGGGGGCGTAAGCGGATGGGAGCAGCAGAGCCAGTATCGATGGTGTGCTGCACCAGTGCCGTCCTGGTGCAGTCCTCCTCCTTGGCTGCGAAAATGTCCATGAACTCATTCAGTAGACTCTGCAGCTGTTCTTGTTGCGTCGTACTTAGATGCTCGCCACTTCGCCGCCCCAACTCCTTCACTGCGGCAACAGTCTCAGGTGATGGGGAGACGGGTGGACTGGGCGGAGGCCCAGGCTGTGATGTGCTGGCCCGGGCTGCGTTAACTCTCCGGCCCCCTCGCCGAGTCTTTGCTGTTCTTGGTCCGTGGCTGGGGTTTAGAATTGGGGGGTATGGAGGCTGTCGGGGTGTCAGTGGGACAGGGGTCTCTTCCTGGCTGCCTCGGCCCACCCGGAGCTGCACGGTTTCAGTGCCGAGATGGATGGCGACTCCCGGCACGTCAACCCGCGCCCCCCACTGGCCCAATAAGTCTAGTCCAAGGATGCACTCATCTCTTATGTCTGCGAGCCAGAATTCATGGCTCGTCTGATTCGTCCCCACCACCACCGACAGAGTCTTTTTCCCCGGCATCATTGTCTTTTCCCCTGTAACCGTGTACAGGGCAGTGTCCGTGGGGGTCCAATCCCCCGGCAGCGGACCAACTGTCTCTGGTAGCACTCCTCTCCGCAGCAAACAAATGGTGGATCCCGTATCCACCAGAGCACGGCAGGGCTGCCCATCGATTACACAGTCTAGATACAGTCCTTGTGCAGGCCCGCAGCGGCCCACCGTTGGGTAGTCATCATAGAGAGGAGTTGGCGATTCGGGCAAGGGTCCTCTCACTGCCTCGCCCCGCGGCCGTTTCCCACCGGTGGCGTCATCGAGGCCCTGGGACTAGGGGCAGGGCAGTTTCTAGCGATATGGCCAGGCTCCCCACACCGGTAGCAGCAGTCTGCTCTTGGTCTCCGACGGGGAACCACTTCTAGTTGGGCTTGGCTGGCCTCCTCATCCCCCGACTGTGCTACGTCCACCTCCCGCTCGACCGCTCGGGCTAGTCGTCGCTGTAGCAATGGCTGACGCATCTCCGGCTCTTCCCTCAGCACCTCCTCAGCTCGCTCGGCATCCTTCACCGCCTCTTCCAGGCCTCGAGGGGATGACAGGCGAACGTGCTGCCTCAGCCTCTCTGGCGTGAGGCCCCGCAGGAAGGCGTGGAGACCCAGCTCTTCTCTCGCTGCCCTCGGGAAGGTAGGGTAGCCCCTTCGGGTGTGTAGACGGATGTCAGCGGCGAAGGAgcccactctctctccctcgcgTCTGCGTCTGTGGGCTAGCTCCTCCCTACTCTGCTCGGCCGAAGGTCCCTGTCCAAAACGTCGGTCGAGGGCAGTGGTCAGGGCCTGGAGGTCGCGTCGTTCGTCAGGGGGCAGGTCAACGAGAACCTGTAGCGCCGGACCCTCCAAAGCAAGTGCCACATGTGTTGCGGCCTCCTCCTGGCTCCAACCATTATGGGTGGCAGCCAGTTCGACTTGGGCCAGGTAGGGTTCCAACGGCGTCGCCCCACTGTACCGCTGCAGCTTGGCTGTCGATCGGGCGGGGAGTAGCGATACAGCCGCTGGAAGCTCCTCTGGCCTGACATAATGGGGTGGGTGGTTCGTCCGGGAAGCACTGCGACCCTCAGGCTGGCGTAACTCTCTGCCACTTCGCCTGGCCTGGTCGACCAGGTGCTCCAGCAACATGCTGTTTTCCCGGACCGCACGCTCTAAATCGCCTATAGCTGGCTCCATTGCAATGTCTTCTAGACACTTTAGtatcccacttctgacaccaatgtAACGACTGGTGGGTTTTTGCTGGAGCTAAGCTACTCTAGCAAGCACTGGCCCTGTACTAGACGGCTAGCAGGATGCTAGCAGCTATCGCCGTACTTGCTAGCGAGCGAGAGCGCTCgtgccccatacaccgcacgaccccGAGCGTCTCAGTAAATAAGCGCAGTCTTCTTGATTGACCAACAGGAGGCAGTGTTCCTCTTTCACGCAGTTTATTGCTCAGAGAACAAGCCATCAAATTCCACACACTTACAAGCGCTGTCACCAAGCCCCTTTTCCACACACCTCGCCCAGAGTCATGGTGACAGCCACTCCCACTAAACaaccccacacaaacacacacaatccctCCCTAACACAACCCAAAGTACACAATAACTCCAAACAGAACGTAACTCTTATCACATTTGAACAGGTAACCTATCTAAACACTGATAACAactcccacaatgcacctgGCCGCCAACTCCCCGGCCAGGTTGCTACAATATTTTATTACCAATCTATCACAGTAGTAACAATAATGTATTTAAGCAGTTCAGTAACCATGTTTTAACTCGGCAGGTATGTGTAAAAAAACGTCTTGCTGTGTCCAGTTATGAGTCGATAACAGCCATGTCTCGATACAATGCAATCCCAGCACGAATAACTAAGCTCGGATAAGCGAACCGTGCTACAAACCTGTTTCAGTGTCAGGCTCAGCATGCTGACAGTGCCACTGTGAGCTCAGTCCAACAACAACCTTCACTGGGTGCATCTGCTGCACGCGGCCATATTCGATTCTGTCATCAACGCCCGACGGCGCTTGCTGTGATTGGACAGCTGTTGAGGAAACCGCGCTCTAATTGGTGGAGGCGCTGAGATGACGTGTACACCACCAACCCTGGAAGAGGCATGGTACGGAAGAGGACGTTGTTTGGAAATAATTGTTTGAAATAATTATTTGGAATAACTGGGACTGTGTGAATGAGAAGTTAGGTATGGTGGTGTAGTAAGAAAGCGTTAGTGGAGTTTGAATTGTTCTGTCTGGGACAGGGACTACACTGTTGGGTCTAAAGATGACTTGTGTTAGACATTTAGCTTTCAGGAGCAGCTTGTTTCACAGACAGTGCAGACTGTTCAGTACCTCCAGCAGAGCTAGGACTATTATGCCAGCCTGGGTTATTGATAAATACGGAAGCAATGATGTTTTACGGTTCACTAAAAATGCCAGCTTTCCCGTCATCAACTACCCCAATGAGGTTATAGTCAAAGTGTTTGCAGCAGGATTAAATCCACTTGATGTGAGCATGAGAGGTgagtgacaagaaaaaaaaacaaacatcagataTGACTGCACTTGGAATCTTAAAAAATGGAAGCAGTTTAATTAAAGTTGGAAATATCTTTTTAATATAACATCTTTGTAAGACAAAGAGACACATAGTAAGGTTAGAGAGTCAGGCTGGTAGACTGGTGTTTTCTCTGATTCTCTCACCATCTCCCACAGTAAAGGTGGCGAATGCCAAAATCATGTTTTATACTGAAAAGTTAATTCACAGTCTGTGCATTGTAGAGCTCTTTCACCTGCTTGTCTGAGTTGGACTAGAAACTATGTCTGATGTCACAAAACCATGGCTGTATGTGTCCTCTGGTGTCAAACTCTCCAAATATGATCTGTCATGTATTGCCATCCAGCTGAAGAACCAATAAACAAACCACATTATTGACTGAAGAGTAACTCAGTCTTGCACATCTTGTTATTTGATGAATTCAAAGtagtttgaatatttttttttcaaactacaAGACTAACCATAATCTAGCAATCTATTCAGCAATCTATTTGCATTACTTATGAGATAAGCTGATTATATCTTGGCTCAAAACTGTTGGTTgcacaaaacaaactttaaaaaaccATGCTGTGGCTTTTTCATCTGGTGTtaccaacaaaattaatttgtGTAACGTTTCACTATGAATTTCATCTTTGACTGTACTGTAATTAGGAGCTTTGGTTGTAAACAGAGCCTCTGTCTGTGTCAGGTGGCTATGGTGCAGCTTCACTTTCTATGATGAGAGACCCTCTGAGTATCAAGCAGTCAGGCAGCGAGTTCCCTCTCATCCTTGGAAGGGACGTGTCAGGGGTCATCATGGAGTGTGGCCTGGATGTGAAGTACTTCAGAGAAAGGGATGAGGTGAGCAATGCAAATGTCAAGCAACAACATTTTCCATACAACAAGCCCCTGACTCATGGAAACATTCGTGCACGCAGTGAGTCatgtatgaataaaatatgagtgTGAAGTACACTGTCATGGTGCTGTAAACAGTGCAAAAACATAGAccttttttaatcattttaaatcaacaataaaccaaagtaaaattaaattatgttCAATTAAACAAATTGAACTATTATGATCAACTATTTTATAGTTTtacttttatagtttttaaatacaattttcaTAAATACTCATAAATACTATACTACTAcgactactactactactactactactaataataataatagttttgtATAAAAATGAACTTTGGTCATCATTAAAAATAAGAATGGTTATATTTATAACATTCCATAATAATGATTGGAGTCTCAAGACTTTCTTAAATGATCCTTCAATTCATTGTTTTACTGACATATTTGACATAATTTATTAATATAACTCTATACTTCATAATTACTTCTTTTGTGAACAATTTGGGAGATCATCTGTACAGTATGATGTAttgatattttacaaaaatgaaattaaaatacattaaaaacaaaaataaagggGAAATCTTTCCAGACA
The nucleotide sequence above comes from Mastacembelus armatus chromosome 22, fMasArm1.2, whole genome shotgun sequence. Encoded proteins:
- the qrsl1 gene encoding glutamyl-tRNA(Gln) amidotransferase subunit A, mitochondrial; its protein translation is MLSLTLKQVSLALREGRISPTELCRKCLNRIKKTQHLNAFLSVTEDLALKQAQEAEARLLQGTPKGPLDGIPFAVKDNFCTKNVKTTCASRMLRDYTPPYNATVVQKLLDHGAVLVGKTNMDEFAMGSGSTDGAFGPVRNPWSYAAPYREHAGAAPDSDWVIAGGSSGGSAAAVASFTSYLALGSDTGGSTRNPGALCGVVALKPTYGLLSRHGLIPLVNSMDVPGIMTRSVSDAAIVLGILQGLDIRDSTTVPAPSPLTELPEDFDVKNMCIGIPKEYHAPGLSEETLAQWSHVADMFERAGARVELVSLPHTQYSIVCYRVLCHAEVASNMARFDGLEYGHRSQVDSSTEAMYASTRHEGFADVVRGRILSGNYFLLKQNYQHYIVKAQKVRRLIANDFKHVFSSGVDVLLTPTTLTDAARYYDFTQEDNQTRSAQEDVFTQPVNMAGLPAVSVPTALSRRGLPIGLQLIGPALQDKKLLSVAQWIEQRVGFRSISEYGESSESKQLYDENYKCNLEKVRNGLKVFS